A genomic region of Thermodesulfobium narugense DSM 14796 contains the following coding sequences:
- a CDS encoding DUF933 domain-containing protein, whose product MVGITAFPFSGKTTVVNLLLKRSSLQKSESEGRIPVPDERLETLAKIFEPLKKTPAFIPIKELSAFDLRKKIDPSLINEMKNADVISFVARSFDISLYPYIYPDVDPRRDIRKFLDELIIEDIAVVEKRIKTSLKGVKKNSQEEEIEILRKALPILEEGKLFREVELSNDEVTHLKHYSFLTLKPFLLLLNIGENDLANIGQIEDEFTRFLGKSAKVLALSAKLEEELSMLEPEEAKEMLLSFGLTSFGLERFIQACYNLLGYMTFFTVGKDEVRAWQVRKGASALEAAAKIHSDIARGFIRAEVISYEDFIGCGSMNEAKKRGLLRLEGKEYLVKDGDILHVRFNI is encoded by the coding sequence TTGGTTGGAATAACTGCCTTCCCTTTTTCAGGAAAAACTACAGTTGTTAACCTTTTACTGAAAAGAAGCAGCTTGCAAAAATCGGAAAGCGAGGGAAGGATACCGGTTCCTGATGAAAGACTTGAAACTTTGGCCAAAATCTTTGAACCACTTAAAAAAACTCCAGCATTTATTCCCATAAAAGAGCTAAGTGCATTTGACTTAAGAAAGAAAATAGATCCATCGCTTATAAACGAGATGAAAAACGCTGATGTTATATCCTTTGTGGCTAGGTCTTTTGACATTTCGCTTTATCCATATATATACCCAGATGTTGATCCGAGGCGAGATATAAGAAAATTTTTAGATGAACTTATAATTGAAGATATTGCCGTCGTAGAAAAGAGGATAAAAACTTCTTTAAAAGGGGTTAAGAAAAATAGTCAGGAAGAAGAAATAGAAATTCTAAGAAAAGCTCTTCCAATATTAGAAGAAGGGAAGTTATTCAGAGAGGTAGAACTTTCAAATGATGAAGTAACACATCTAAAGCATTATTCATTTTTGACCCTTAAGCCATTTCTTTTGCTACTCAATATTGGTGAAAATGATCTTGCCAATATTGGGCAAATTGAAGATGAATTCACCCGTTTTCTTGGGAAGAGTGCTAAAGTTCTTGCGCTTTCTGCGAAGTTAGAAGAAGAGTTATCAATGCTTGAGCCTGAAGAGGCAAAGGAAATGCTCTTAAGTTTTGGTTTAACAAGTTTTGGTCTTGAAAGATTTATTCAAGCTTGTTACAACCTGTTGGGATATATGACGTTTTTTACAGTTGGTAAGGATGAGGTTAGAGCTTGGCAAGTAAGAAAAGGTGCAAGTGCCTTAGAGGCTGCGGCAAAGATTCATTCTGATATTGCAAGGGGATTTATCCGCGCTGAAGTTATTTCGTATGAGGATTTTATAGGTTGCGGCTCAATGAATGAGGCGAAGAAGAGAGGCCTTTTAAGGTTAGAAGGCAAGGAATATTTGGTAAAGGATGGCGACATCCTCCACGTTAGATTCAATATCTAA
- a CDS encoding UPF0280 family protein, whose translation MYLDYKRRFYVENLHSELKPTFVDVGESKILILSNNILPEARDIVYNLRKDIIEHIERENFFRYSLIPIENTLGEPYIVKVMKNYSKIMNVGPMACVAGAIAQILGEKLFKGDDLIIENGGDIFIYKKGLVNIRVYTNDEVFKDKIIITVDERHDHKPLGIATSSATIGPSLSFGKTCATLVVSNNCALSDAAATRIANDIKTSHDLKRVLDKYKKMIYDFNIPILGVVCVIDSNMAIFGKIKVSFG comes from the coding sequence GTGTATTTAGACTATAAAAGAAGATTTTATGTTGAAAACTTGCATAGCGAACTGAAACCTACCTTTGTCGATGTTGGAGAGTCAAAAATCTTGATCCTTTCTAATAATATACTGCCAGAAGCAAGGGATATTGTGTACAATCTTAGAAAGGATATCATCGAACACATTGAAAGGGAAAATTTTTTTAGATACTCCTTAATTCCAATAGAAAATACTTTAGGTGAACCTTATATCGTGAAAGTTATGAAAAATTATTCAAAAATTATGAACGTTGGACCTATGGCGTGTGTGGCAGGTGCTATAGCTCAAATTCTTGGCGAAAAACTTTTTAAGGGGGATGATTTAATAATAGAAAATGGAGGGGACATTTTTATTTACAAAAAGGGTCTAGTAAACATAAGAGTTTATACAAACGATGAAGTATTTAAGGACAAAATTATTATAACTGTTGATGAAAGACATGATCACAAACCCCTTGGGATTGCTACATCATCCGCAACCATTGGTCCTTCTCTATCCTTTGGTAAAACTTGTGCGACTTTAGTTGTGAGTAACAATTGTGCCCTGTCTGATGCTGCTGCCACCAGGATAGCAAACGATATCAAAACTTCTCATGATCTTAAAAGAGTTTTGGACAAGTATAAGAAGATGATATATGATTTTAATATACCGATTTTGGGAGTTGTTTGCGTAATCGATTCAAATATGGCTATATTTGGTAAGATAAAGGTTAGTTTTGGATAA
- the rpsF gene encoding 30S ribosomal protein S6 — protein MANSKLYELVILFNPNAEEEKIDALMKRIHDLISKSSGELLKSDNWGKKRLAYTIDDLREAIYIYDEFRLPTSVVAEVDRILKISEIVIRHMIVKKPDVLQKAALSAEKEDNQSKEGETDSNEQVQ, from the coding sequence TTGGCAAATTCAAAGCTTTATGAGTTGGTAATTTTGTTTAACCCCAATGCTGAAGAGGAAAAGATTGATGCGTTGATGAAACGTATTCACGATCTGATCTCTAAAAGTTCTGGAGAACTCTTGAAAAGCGATAATTGGGGCAAAAAGAGATTAGCTTACACTATTGATGACTTGCGCGAGGCCATTTATATCTATGACGAATTCAGACTTCCAACGTCTGTAGTAGCTGAGGTTGACAGAATTTTGAAAATTAGCGAAATCGTTATTCGTCACATGATTGTTAAAAAACCAGACGTCCTTCAAAAGGCTGCTTTGAGTGCTGAAAAGGAGGATAATCAGTCAAAAGAGGGAGAGACTGATTCTAATGAGCAGGTTCAATAA
- a CDS encoding single-stranded DNA-binding protein, which translates to MSRFNKVILVGRLVKDPELRYTADGVPVASLTIAVNRINRKNSTDQTNADFFNIVAWRSTAEFASNFMRKGILFLVEGRLQNRSYETKEGSKRTVTEIIADSIQLLSPKQENAQKSEVGEDTTELDDFIFDEDFSKGDSPF; encoded by the coding sequence ATGAGCAGGTTCAATAAGGTTATTCTGGTAGGTAGATTGGTTAAGGATCCAGAGCTTAGATACACTGCTGATGGCGTTCCAGTGGCAAGCTTGACTATTGCTGTTAATAGAATTAACAGGAAAAATTCCACTGATCAAACAAATGCAGATTTTTTTAATATTGTTGCTTGGCGCTCTACTGCAGAGTTTGCTAGTAACTTTATGAGAAAGGGAATTCTCTTTCTTGTAGAGGGTAGATTGCAAAATAGAAGTTATGAAACAAAGGAAGGCTCTAAGAGAACTGTTACCGAAATTATTGCGGACAGTATTCAGCTTTTGAGCCCAAAGCAAGAAAATGCTCAGAAATCTGAGGTAGGCGAAGATACTACAGAGTTAGATGATTTTATCTTTGACGAGGATTTTTCAAAAGGAGATTCTCCATTTTAA
- the rpsR gene encoding 30S ribosomal protein S18 — protein sequence MALQNTRKRVRRKACSFCAEKVKYIDYKDVNRLKKYLSDRGKILPKRATGLCAKHQRQLTTAIKRARMIALLPFTVD from the coding sequence TTGGCTTTACAAAATACAAGAAAAAGGGTTAGGCGAAAGGCTTGCTCCTTTTGTGCCGAAAAGGTTAAATATATTGATTACAAAGACGTTAATCGCTTAAAGAAGTATTTAAGCGACAGGGGAAAAATTTTACCAAAAAGGGCTACTGGACTTTGTGCCAAGCATCAAAGACAGCTCACAACAGCGATTAAAAGAGCAAGGATGATAGCTCTTTTGCCATTTACTGTTGACTAG
- a CDS encoding DUF2232 domain-containing protein encodes MFKKNFDAIEVLLASALVVFFVLFGVYVPTLGFLGLLLMAVPICTVTYRRGIFYGVSTLLLSGIFLAIFLPYIISIIFCAINFSLGIVMGLILKKEKPINVLLGTTAALSGLFALGVAFVILTGPKDLLNNLYTAFESYMISYYQGSSGVTTEEIKQFVKYLEIYLPSLVILLFFVWSIFQYRIVSYVLRYLYKIEVLQFGDFKDIRIPYELSLLFLTSLVASFLPISNEIKNAFLNVELILTFVYMFAGASVLFFILSKKLFFKNDIFTKVINLIVVLLFVIVPFLSFLLVFLGVFDSVFNIRKYFNSRFN; translated from the coding sequence TTGTTTAAAAAAAACTTTGATGCCATTGAGGTTTTGCTAGCGTCAGCCTTAGTGGTGTTTTTTGTTTTATTTGGCGTTTATGTTCCAACTTTGGGTTTTTTGGGACTTCTTTTAATGGCTGTGCCTATATGTACAGTGACGTACAGAAGGGGCATTTTTTATGGAGTATCGACCCTTCTTTTATCAGGCATATTCCTTGCAATCTTTTTGCCATACATTATTTCTATAATATTTTGTGCAATCAATTTCTCTCTTGGTATTGTTATGGGACTGATTTTAAAGAAAGAAAAACCAATAAACGTCCTTCTTGGTACAACTGCAGCATTGTCTGGATTATTTGCTTTAGGCGTGGCATTCGTTATCCTAACTGGGCCAAAGGATCTTTTAAACAACCTTTATACAGCATTTGAATCGTATATGATATCTTATTATCAGGGTTCTTCGGGCGTAACAACCGAAGAGATAAAGCAATTTGTGAAGTATCTTGAGATCTACCTTCCTTCTTTGGTAATACTTTTATTCTTCGTTTGGTCAATATTTCAATATAGGATTGTTTCGTATGTTTTAAGATATTTATACAAGATTGAAGTTTTACAATTTGGTGATTTTAAAGATATTCGAATTCCTTATGAATTAAGTTTGTTGTTTTTAACCTCACTAGTAGCTAGTTTTTTGCCCATTTCAAACGAGATCAAAAATGCTTTTTTAAACGTTGAATTGATACTTACTTTTGTATATATGTTTGCAGGCGCATCTGTACTCTTTTTTATTCTGTCTAAAAAATTATTTTTTAAGAACGATATCTTTACTAAAGTTATAAACTTGATCGTAGTATTACTGTTTGTGATAGTGCCGTTTTTAAGCTTTTTATTGGTTTTTTTGGGTGTGTTTGATTCTGTATTTAATATTAGAAAGTACTTTAACTCTAGATTTAATTAA
- the rplI gene encoding 50S ribosomal protein L9 → MDKIKVLLTQDIKSLGKAGDIVEVSQGYARNYLFLKNLAKEATKPIIEEYEKRKIASKKKEDKRLAEAKTIAQKLSSTNILIKARMGENNKFYGAITSKDISNKLKEMGFDFDPKQITFEGAKVPGEYEAKIRVYPGVFSVIKLTVEGVSDS, encoded by the coding sequence ATGGACAAGATTAAGGTTCTTTTAACTCAAGATATAAAATCTCTTGGCAAGGCAGGGGATATAGTTGAGGTGTCTCAAGGATATGCAAGGAACTATTTGTTTTTAAAAAACCTTGCGAAAGAAGCCACAAAGCCAATTATAGAAGAGTATGAAAAAAGAAAAATAGCTAGTAAAAAGAAAGAAGACAAAAGATTGGCTGAAGCCAAAACTATAGCGCAGAAGCTTTCCTCGACTAATATACTAATCAAAGCAAGGATGGGAGAAAATAATAAATTTTATGGAGCGATAACCTCCAAAGACATATCAAACAAGTTGAAGGAAATGGGATTTGATTTTGATCCAAAACAAATAACCTTTGAAGGAGCAAAAGTTCCTGGTGAATATGAAGCAAAAATAAGAGTTTATCCGGGAGTATTTTCTGTTATAAAATTAACAGTGGAAGGTGTTTCAGATTCATAG
- the dnaG gene encoding DNA primase: protein MTDFDYIKKQISITDVIGHYVHLRQRGNSLVGLCPFHNEKTPSFYVNPEKGLFYCFGCKVGGDVFTFLMKLENLTFVEAFKKAASICGVEVSSEFESSSKDQVLRVLREAGLFFRESLWKESGKNALEYMRSRGFSDDFLKEYEIGFVPEDASELVERLKKLSFSEDIIYKSAIFLNFKEGVLRLSGRVSFPIKNVESEIVAFGGRLIKNDLDSPKYLNYPDTLVFRKKNTLFLIDKAFEHIKSSQRVILVEGYLDALMMHQKGFRNTVASLGTTLNPSSFKRIDKLVERLIIMYDSDDAGRIATNRLLNMTDQFSCNLSVASLPEGLDPHDVLTKYDKSVMERILQNYISGVDFRINLIFSDPSNTIESKRQKYRLAIRELQNLGAEEIEDFVKKVSEKLHVPESRILSDSERMSKRKMSGEKIFYNLVNYFDRHILRTIIERPDFYFLLKSFDYSMLFNDEEFLQAAEEIFNMDSFDIDENILDLSDKTKAKVSQIILEDVPIIPDDQWEEILQLAWTRKNMLLLKENLSKDKDAMVEFLELAKKEKELSSKIARIND, encoded by the coding sequence ATGACTGATTTTGATTATATTAAAAAGCAAATTTCTATTACTGACGTTATTGGACACTACGTTCACTTAAGACAAAGAGGTAACAGTTTGGTTGGGCTTTGCCCTTTTCACAATGAGAAAACTCCATCCTTTTACGTTAATCCAGAAAAGGGGCTTTTTTATTGTTTCGGATGCAAAGTTGGTGGAGACGTTTTTACCTTCCTTATGAAGCTTGAAAACCTTACCTTTGTTGAAGCATTTAAAAAAGCGGCTTCAATTTGTGGAGTTGAGGTTTCATCTGAATTTGAAAGTTCTTCAAAGGATCAAGTTTTAAGAGTTCTAAGAGAGGCAGGGCTATTTTTCCGAGAAAGTTTGTGGAAAGAATCGGGGAAAAATGCTTTAGAATATATGCGCTCACGAGGCTTTTCTGATGATTTTTTGAAAGAATATGAAATCGGCTTTGTTCCAGAAGATGCAAGCGAATTAGTTGAAAGATTAAAAAAACTTTCTTTTTCTGAGGATATAATTTATAAATCTGCAATCTTTTTAAACTTTAAGGAAGGCGTTTTAAGGCTTTCTGGAAGAGTTTCATTTCCTATAAAAAATGTAGAGAGCGAGATAGTTGCATTTGGTGGGAGGCTTATTAAAAACGATCTTGATTCCCCAAAATATCTAAATTATCCTGATACGCTTGTCTTCAGAAAAAAGAACACCCTTTTCTTAATTGATAAGGCATTTGAGCACATAAAGAGTTCGCAAAGAGTTATTCTTGTAGAGGGCTATTTAGATGCTTTGATGATGCATCAAAAAGGCTTTAGAAATACAGTTGCATCTTTGGGCACTACCCTTAATCCATCTAGTTTCAAGAGAATTGATAAACTAGTGGAAAGATTGATAATTATGTACGATTCTGATGATGCGGGAAGAATTGCTACTAACAGACTTTTGAATATGACAGACCAGTTTAGCTGTAATTTATCTGTTGCAAGCCTTCCAGAAGGGCTGGATCCACATGATGTTTTAACAAAATATGACAAAAGCGTAATGGAAAGAATATTGCAAAATTATATCAGCGGGGTTGATTTTAGAATTAATCTTATATTTTCTGATCCTTCTAACACAATAGAATCAAAAAGGCAAAAGTATAGGTTAGCTATTAGAGAACTGCAAAATCTTGGAGCAGAAGAGATTGAAGATTTTGTAAAAAAGGTCAGTGAAAAATTGCACGTTCCTGAATCAAGAATTTTGTCCGATTCAGAAAGAATGTCTAAAAGAAAGATGTCAGGGGAAAAAATTTTTTACAATTTGGTTAACTATTTTGATAGACACATTTTGAGAACTATTATTGAAAGACCTGATTTCTACTTTTTGCTTAAGTCTTTTGATTATTCTATGCTCTTTAACGATGAAGAGTTTTTACAAGCTGCAGAAGAGATTTTTAATATGGACAGCTTTGATATAGATGAAAATATTCTTGACCTTTCTGATAAAACAAAGGCAAAAGTAAGCCAAATTATACTAGAAGATGTACCAATTATTCCAGACGATCAGTGGGAAGAGATATTGCAACTGGCATGGACAAGAAAAAATATGTTGCTACTAAAAGAAAACTTGTCCAAAGATAAGGATGCTATGGTCGAATTTTTGGAATTAGCAAAAAAAGAAAAGGAGTTATCTTCAAAAATTGCAAGAATTAACGATTGA
- the tsaE gene encoding tRNA (adenosine(37)-N6)-threonylcarbamoyltransferase complex ATPase subunit type 1 TsaE encodes MLKCEGETFKVSIKDEQEMIEFGSKIGSCLEKKDILLLEGELGSGKTTFVRGITKDAFSPSFTLLNKYNFKDTQIYHLDFYRLEKPDYDLFMELEEVEDAIVIVEWPKFDLPIFEKSNILKFVVFEDHREVIICGEKAREFYQSYTKK; translated from the coding sequence ATGCTAAAGTGTGAAGGCGAAACCTTTAAAGTATCGATTAAGGACGAACAAGAGATGATTGAGTTTGGTTCTAAGATTGGATCTTGCCTTGAGAAAAAAGATATCTTGCTTTTGGAGGGGGAGCTTGGATCTGGTAAGACCACCTTTGTGCGAGGGATAACAAAGGATGCTTTTAGCCCAAGTTTTACTCTTTTAAACAAGTATAATTTTAAAGATACTCAGATTTACCATCTTGATTTTTATAGATTAGAAAAACCTGATTATGATCTTTTTATGGAACTCGAAGAGGTTGAAGATGCTATAGTGATCGTTGAATGGCCAAAATTTGACCTGCCAATATTCGAAAAATCTAATATTTTAAAGTTTGTTGTTTTTGAAGATCATAGAGAAGTTATTATTTGTGGGGAGAAAGCACGTGAATTTTATCAAAGCTATACTAAAAAGTAA
- a CDS encoding peptidase M22 glycoprotease yields MNRKNKFFIAHINDETYFLLDNGENIKDYSFKGHLSDQLHLKFKQFLDLYGFNLNDIDSIYVSRGPGSFTALRTVILFAKTLCLCLRTKLFSANIFEIFLYGTDSSKEIQNIALFSKKNSYYLAKVVSTKGLCGYNLVAEEKLNDLCGLFIGNNPFKNFKSVSFKDIKINFNVFREEDVYSFEPEYGIDLNVKVFSR; encoded by the coding sequence ATGAATAGAAAAAATAAGTTCTTTATAGCGCACATTAACGATGAAACCTATTTCTTACTAGATAATGGGGAAAACATTAAAGATTACAGTTTTAAGGGGCACTTATCAGATCAACTCCATCTAAAATTTAAACAGTTTTTGGATTTGTATGGCTTTAATCTAAACGATATTGATTCAATTTATGTATCAAGAGGACCCGGCTCTTTTACCGCTCTGAGAACAGTTATATTATTTGCCAAAACTTTATGCCTATGCCTTAGGACAAAACTTTTTTCGGCGAATATTTTTGAGATTTTTTTATATGGCACAGATTCTTCAAAAGAAATTCAAAACATAGCTCTTTTTTCTAAAAAAAACAGCTACTATCTGGCGAAAGTTGTTTCAACTAAAGGTCTTTGTGGATATAATCTAGTTGCAGAGGAAAAGTTAAACGATCTGTGTGGTCTTTTTATAGGAAATAACCCTTTTAAAAATTTTAAGAGCGTTTCTTTCAAAGACATAAAAATAAATTTCAATGTTTTTAGAGAAGAAGATGTGTATAGCTTTGAGCCTGAATATGGGATTGATCTCAATGTTAAGGTCTTCAGTCGATAG
- a CDS encoding GNAT family N-acetyltransferase, which yields MDIKNTDSFKVDFSKVDIIPATLSHCESLMEFGRELPSFYSNIEFLKKDLFDPLKCFFVAIYEDLVVGFISFFKLYDEIHLAYIYVKRDFRNFGLGKRLFKFAYDKFYLKGKEIWLEVETTNTAACLFYTKLGFRIVYKRKNYYGENKDAWIMKREA from the coding sequence ATGGATATAAAAAATACAGATTCTTTTAAAGTAGACTTTTCGAAAGTTGATATTATTCCTGCAACTCTCTCTCATTGCGAAAGCTTAATGGAATTTGGCAGAGAACTGCCATCCTTTTATTCGAATATAGAGTTTCTAAAAAAAGATTTATTTGATCCTTTAAAATGTTTTTTTGTAGCGATTTATGAAGATCTGGTGGTTGGTTTTATTTCATTCTTCAAGTTATATGACGAGATTCATCTTGCTTATATATATGTGAAGAGAGATTTTAGAAATTTCGGTTTGGGAAAGAGACTCTTCAAATTTGCTTATGACAAGTTTTATCTTAAAGGAAAAGAGATATGGCTTGAAGTAGAAACTACGAATACAGCTGCTTGTCTTTTTTATACTAAACTGGGCTTTAGGATAGTATATAAGAGAAAGAATTATTATGGAGAAAACAAAGACGCCTGGATAATGAAGAGAGAAGCTTAA